The Candidatus Baltobacteraceae bacterium genome has a window encoding:
- a CDS encoding ubiquinol-cytochrome c reductase iron-sulfur subunit, whose translation MTAYDMPETPEDVSRREFMANATLAIGGVIGLVLAVPIVSSLIPTGQGTKGTWSPLTAAEFADLQKATDKPIKLEFSMKTKDSYLPEQTFEDYVWGIKVDPSKFKAARPDLSATLPYFDGTYNVVNMGFVIMSPICPHLGCRPIWSADANRFQCPCHGSQFDLDGAHLAGPAPRGMDPLPLREQSGVADVMWIRYQSSVPDRVILSYQS comes from the coding sequence TTGACGGCTTACGACATGCCCGAGACTCCCGAGGACGTCTCGCGGCGGGAATTCATGGCGAACGCAACCCTCGCGATCGGCGGCGTCATCGGCCTCGTGCTGGCCGTGCCGATCGTCAGCTCCCTGATCCCGACGGGACAGGGCACCAAGGGCACGTGGTCGCCGCTCACGGCCGCCGAGTTCGCCGACTTACAGAAGGCGACCGACAAACCCATCAAGCTCGAGTTCTCGATGAAAACCAAAGACTCGTATCTGCCCGAGCAAACGTTCGAGGACTACGTTTGGGGCATCAAGGTCGATCCATCGAAGTTCAAAGCGGCTCGTCCCGACCTCTCCGCTACGCTGCCGTACTTCGACGGCACGTACAACGTCGTCAATATGGGCTTCGTGATCATGAGCCCGATCTGCCCGCACTTAGGCTGCCGGCCGATCTGGAGCGCCGACGCCAACCGCTTCCAGTGCCCGTGCCACGGTTCGCAGTTCGACCTTGACGGCGCCCACCTCGCCGGTCCCGCGCCGCGCGGCATGGATCCGCTGCCGCTGCGCGAGCAGAGCGGAGTCGCCGACGTGATGTGGATCAGATATCAGTCGTCGGTTCCCGATCGCGTCATTCTCTCGTATCAGTCGTAA
- the ccsB gene encoding c-type cytochrome biogenesis protein CcsB, translating to MKMPLDEVLMVTALGSYVLAALALLAYFFTREEWLRLFGAPLAILGCAAQFAQLVARFELTGVWPLLNLYGSLSLFAAMAVAIFVGFAFRYKAWWAGGFVVGLAAIFLAYGITWNEGTMPAVPSLQSYWAKIHVPLVVSSYAAFMVSFVFSCVYLLKYYVERAFASSHEAYATEGGATVAAAGGGNPFAQWLDSLPTLAQLDTIVYRAVAIGLPLISIGIITGAMWAKESWGAYWQWDPKETAALFSWIVYLAYMHLHTRHAWRGLRTNWVSVLGFLSILFCYFGVNIWISGLHSYKM from the coding sequence ATGAAGATGCCGCTCGACGAAGTCCTGATGGTCACCGCGCTTGGGAGCTACGTGCTCGCGGCGCTGGCGCTGCTTGCGTATTTCTTCACCCGCGAGGAATGGCTGCGGCTCTTCGGCGCGCCTTTGGCGATCCTGGGCTGTGCCGCGCAGTTCGCGCAGCTCGTCGCTCGTTTCGAGCTGACCGGCGTCTGGCCGCTGCTCAACCTGTACGGATCGCTCTCGCTTTTCGCGGCGATGGCGGTCGCGATCTTCGTCGGCTTCGCATTTCGCTACAAAGCGTGGTGGGCAGGTGGGTTCGTCGTGGGACTGGCGGCGATCTTTCTCGCCTACGGCATAACGTGGAACGAAGGCACGATGCCCGCGGTTCCTTCACTGCAATCGTACTGGGCGAAGATTCACGTACCGCTCGTCGTGTCGTCGTACGCGGCGTTCATGGTTTCGTTCGTCTTTTCGTGCGTCTATCTGCTGAAATACTACGTTGAGCGCGCTTTCGCAAGTTCGCACGAGGCATACGCGACCGAAGGCGGGGCCACCGTAGCGGCGGCCGGCGGGGGTAATCCGTTCGCGCAGTGGCTCGATTCACTACCCACGCTAGCGCAGCTCGATACCATCGTCTATCGGGCGGTCGCAATCGGCTTGCCGTTGATCTCGATCGGCATTATCACCGGTGCGATGTGGGCGAAAGAGTCGTGGGGCGCGTATTGGCAGTGGGATCCCAAGGAGACCGCCGCCCTGTTCTCGTGGATCGTGTACCTTGCGTACATGCATCTGCACACGCGACACGCGTGGCGCGGTTTACGCACCAACTGGGTCAGCGTGCTGGGCTTTCTCTCGATCCTGTTCTGCTACTTCGGCGTAAACATCTGGATCTCGGGGCTGCACAGCTACAAAATGTAA
- a CDS encoding cytochrome c biogenesis protein ResB: MAARVATLYDDFVRTFGNVLFAVSLFVVWGILTLIGVVVDQGKDSSAYLAAYAAPIARAILRLQFDNIYHSPWYIAIVGLILLSLTVCTFKRVIPARLPPLHPVKVDKIPLHAQFEVEGDAGTVRRKIADSFARRGWQIRDRAFGGIEWTFADKHNWARRGVLVAHLGFVIIAAGTTLYWARGFSGESAVLTGQTVEIPETHALIRLDDFAYKVQPIMTKSGMVYQPIDYVSRVTVTGKDATPKHYVVRVNHPIDIDGTLYYQSSYGFAMHFLVTHRGKPVPSVPGHALFEGDSFQIPGTQRSVVYEKFVPTVDKQSGMPSADPRVNAPGVAMGVEQSGNSLGEALLPLRSWVDLGDGWRLLPDRYVLFSGFQYRYDPGIPLVGIGAFVLLSGLIISFYFLPARLYVRVDEESPGKSTVGVAATTVKGYDVFENEFMRLVVGLREATT; the protein is encoded by the coding sequence GTGGCAGCGCGCGTAGCGACGCTCTACGACGACTTCGTGCGCACGTTCGGGAACGTGCTTTTCGCGGTATCGCTGTTCGTGGTGTGGGGCATTCTTACGCTTATCGGCGTCGTCGTCGATCAAGGCAAAGACTCGTCGGCGTATTTGGCCGCCTACGCCGCACCGATCGCCCGCGCGATCCTGCGGCTGCAGTTCGACAATATCTACCACTCGCCGTGGTACATCGCGATCGTCGGCTTGATTCTCTTGTCGCTGACGGTGTGCACGTTCAAGCGCGTGATTCCGGCACGGCTGCCGCCGCTGCACCCGGTGAAGGTCGACAAGATTCCGCTGCACGCTCAGTTCGAGGTCGAAGGCGATGCCGGAACGGTTCGCCGGAAAATCGCCGACTCGTTCGCGCGGCGGGGCTGGCAAATCCGCGACCGCGCGTTCGGCGGCATCGAATGGACTTTTGCCGACAAACACAACTGGGCGCGCCGCGGCGTGCTCGTCGCGCACTTGGGATTCGTCATCATCGCGGCCGGCACGACCTTGTATTGGGCGCGCGGATTCTCGGGCGAAAGCGCCGTGCTCACAGGCCAAACGGTGGAGATTCCCGAGACGCACGCATTGATACGGCTCGACGATTTCGCGTATAAGGTCCAACCGATCATGACCAAGAGCGGCATGGTCTATCAGCCGATCGATTACGTCTCGCGTGTTACCGTCACGGGCAAGGACGCGACGCCGAAGCATTATGTGGTGCGTGTCAACCACCCGATCGATATCGACGGCACGCTCTACTATCAATCGAGCTACGGGTTCGCGATGCACTTCCTCGTAACGCACCGCGGCAAACCCGTGCCGAGCGTTCCCGGACACGCGCTGTTCGAAGGCGACTCGTTCCAAATTCCCGGTACGCAGCGCAGCGTCGTGTACGAGAAGTTCGTTCCCACGGTCGACAAGCAATCGGGAATGCCGTCGGCCGATCCCCGCGTCAACGCGCCTGGCGTCGCTATGGGCGTCGAGCAAAGCGGGAACTCATTAGGCGAAGCGCTGCTGCCGCTGCGCAGTTGGGTCGACCTCGGCGACGGCTGGCGGCTGCTTCCCGACCGCTACGTCCTTTTTTCAGGCTTTCAGTACCGCTACGATCCGGGCATACCGCTGGTCGGCATCGGCGCGTTCGTGCTTCTCAGCGGCCTCATTATCTCGTTTTACTTCCTGCCGGCGCGCTTGTACGTACGGGTCGACGAAGAAAGCCCAGGCAAGAGCACCGTCGGCGTCGCGGCTACGACGGTCAAGGGTTACGACGTTTTCGAGAACGAGTTTATGCGCCTAGTGGTAGGCTTGCGGGAGGCCACGACATGA
- the tatC gene encoding twin-arginine translocase subunit TatC, whose translation MPFTEHLRELRTRLLIAIATVGAIAVLLFWPSQFAIRWMMDEYFHGIPLHAFGPADVIFTEFKFSIVGGIVLGLPILLQQLWLFVVPAIHPKTRRMVYAFILPSLLLAFVGLAFAHFVVIPRVVAALINITKAVAEPTFGIASTLSFVLILFALFAIIFQTPIVLVGLARIGIVNARSLMHYRRHAIFGFFIAGGIAAPDGNPLTMALLAVPMYVLYEVSIWLIVLLEKSWQRA comes from the coding sequence ATGCCGTTTACGGAGCACCTGAGGGAGCTCCGTACGCGTCTCTTGATTGCCATCGCGACGGTAGGCGCGATCGCGGTGCTGCTCTTCTGGCCGTCGCAGTTTGCGATCCGCTGGATGATGGACGAGTACTTCCACGGCATCCCGCTGCACGCGTTCGGACCGGCCGACGTCATCTTCACCGAGTTCAAGTTCTCAATCGTCGGCGGCATCGTGCTCGGACTGCCGATCCTGCTGCAGCAGCTGTGGCTATTCGTCGTGCCGGCGATTCACCCGAAAACGCGGCGCATGGTGTACGCGTTCATCCTGCCGTCGCTGCTGCTCGCATTCGTCGGCCTGGCCTTCGCGCACTTCGTCGTGATCCCAAGGGTCGTCGCCGCGCTCATCAATATCACTAAGGCGGTCGCCGAGCCGACGTTCGGCATCGCGTCGACGTTGAGCTTCGTGCTCATCCTCTTCGCACTCTTCGCGATCATCTTTCAAACGCCGATCGTTCTGGTCGGACTGGCGCGCATCGGCATCGTCAACGCGCGATCGCTCATGCACTATCGGCGACACGCCATCTTCGGCTTCTTCATTGCCGGCGGCATCGCCGCGCCCGACGGCAATCCGCTGACGATGGCACTCCTGGCCGTGCCCATGTACGTGCTCTACGAAGTGTCCATCTGGTTGATCGTCTTATTGGAGAAATCGTGGCAGCGCGCGTAG
- a CDS encoding twin-arginine translocase TatA/TatE family subunit, producing MFIHPLLAFIDAPIIIGILVVGALLFGAEKLPKLARSAGQAKKEFMMGQIEADAATAKAREEARLREERKHADIMNNVEAGEMTGDSVPPPTPDKGTPSA from the coding sequence ATGTTCATACACCCCCTTCTCGCGTTCATCGACGCGCCGATCATCATCGGCATCCTCGTCGTGGGAGCGCTGCTCTTTGGCGCCGAGAAGCTGCCTAAGCTCGCCCGCAGTGCGGGGCAGGCAAAAAAAGAGTTCATGATGGGCCAAATCGAGGCCGATGCCGCAACCGCCAAAGCGCGCGAAGAGGCGCGCTTGCGTGAGGAGCGCAAGCACGCCGATATCATGAACAACGTCGAGGCCGGCGAGATGACCGGCGATTCGGTACCGCCGCCGACGCCCGACAAAGGGACCCCCAGCGCATAG
- a CDS encoding polyprenyl synthetase family protein yields the protein MIAKRLETERDLHDLVETFFRSTFSTDNPIITEAVKRMLAAGGKRLRPRITLLASAACGGNAVDHLHLAAYMELIHVATLIHDDVVDNAQTRRGVNATAVDYGNRVSVLAGDYLFAWIFKNVTATYQPPIPHILSATLADICDGEVLQLRAMGRLDLSHDAYVEIAQKKTASLFAASAECGAIVGGASAANVAALRQYGEHFGVAFQMKDDLLDMTADERSLGKPVGNDLTERKVTIPLIEALADGDGNFQTEVRRFYDGTANDAISAIVAGIDRHGGLRGTRTQIAAFVHRAKQALEPLPAGTAKNELLDLADALLAD from the coding sequence GTGATCGCCAAACGCCTCGAAACCGAGCGCGATCTTCACGACCTCGTCGAAACGTTCTTCCGCTCGACGTTTTCCACCGACAACCCGATCATTACCGAAGCGGTGAAGCGCATGCTGGCCGCGGGCGGAAAGCGGTTGCGGCCGCGCATCACGCTGCTCGCGTCGGCGGCCTGCGGCGGCAATGCCGTCGACCACTTGCACCTGGCCGCGTACATGGAGCTCATTCACGTCGCGACCTTGATTCACGACGACGTCGTGGACAACGCGCAAACGCGGCGCGGCGTCAACGCCACCGCCGTCGACTACGGCAATCGCGTCAGCGTGCTCGCCGGCGATTATCTCTTCGCCTGGATCTTCAAGAACGTCACGGCAACGTACCAGCCGCCAATTCCCCACATCCTCTCGGCGACGCTGGCCGACATCTGCGACGGCGAGGTGCTGCAGCTGCGCGCGATGGGCCGGCTGGATTTGAGTCACGACGCGTACGTCGAAATCGCGCAGAAGAAAACCGCGTCGCTCTTCGCGGCTTCGGCCGAGTGCGGGGCGATCGTCGGCGGCGCCTCGGCCGCCAACGTCGCGGCGCTGCGACAGTACGGCGAGCACTTCGGCGTCGCATTCCAAATGAAAGACGATCTGCTCGACATGACGGCCGACGAACGCTCGCTCGGGAAGCCGGTCGGCAACGATCTCACCGAGCGGAAGGTCACCATCCCCCTCATCGAGGCGCTGGCGGACGGCGACGGCAACTTTCAGACCGAGGTACGTCGTTTTTATGACGGAACCGCCAACGACGCGATCTCGGCCATTGTCGCCGGCATCGACCGTCACGGCGGATTGCGCGGCACGCGCACGCAGATTGCCGCGTTCGTACACCGGGCGAAGCAAGCGTTAGAGCCTCTTCCCGCAGGTACGGCGAAGAACGAACTGCTTGACCTCGCCGACGCCTTGCTCGCCGACTAG
- a CDS encoding ubiquinone/menaquinone biosynthesis methyltransferase has protein sequence MTTMPAGGKGAFVRDMFGRIAPRYDLANRVLTAGFDERWRKRAIALLAPPAAGRVVDLCCGTGDLVFHLLRVDPTLDVTGVDFCEPMLARARERARAPQRGKSAFLEADVMALPFDDNAFDGATMGFSLRNVVDVDAVLKEALRVIRPGARLVNLDVSKAPNRVWKRFFDAYFYGVVPLVGGIVGGSREAYSYLPNSLTHHPNAVELRGRFERAGFAESGYLPLMGGSIAIHYGTKP, from the coding sequence ATGACCACCATGCCGGCCGGCGGAAAGGGAGCGTTCGTCCGCGATATGTTCGGACGAATCGCGCCCCGCTACGATTTGGCCAACCGCGTTCTGACCGCGGGCTTCGACGAGCGCTGGCGCAAGAGAGCCATCGCGCTCCTAGCTCCTCCGGCGGCCGGGCGCGTCGTCGATCTCTGCTGCGGCACGGGAGATTTGGTCTTTCATCTACTACGGGTCGATCCGACACTCGACGTCACGGGCGTCGACTTTTGCGAGCCGATGCTGGCGCGCGCACGCGAGCGAGCCCGTGCGCCGCAGCGTGGAAAGTCCGCATTCCTCGAAGCCGACGTCATGGCGTTGCCGTTCGACGACAACGCATTCGACGGTGCGACGATGGGATTCTCGCTGCGCAACGTCGTCGACGTCGATGCCGTTCTCAAAGAAGCGCTGCGCGTGATTCGACCCGGCGCGCGCTTGGTCAACCTCGACGTCAGCAAAGCGCCCAACCGCGTGTGGAAGCGTTTCTTCGACGCGTATTTCTACGGCGTCGTTCCGCTCGTGGGCGGCATCGTCGGCGGCTCGCGCGAAGCGTACTCGTACTTGCCGAACTCGCTCACGCATCATCCCAACGCCGTCGAGCTGCGCGGGCGATTCGAGCGCGCCGGCTTTGCCGAATCGGGATACCTTCCGCTGATGGGCGGCTCGATCGCCATTCATTACGGGACGAAGCCGTGA
- a CDS encoding PQQ-binding-like beta-propeller repeat protein, which yields MRMLRFAFAACAAAVFCGCAGQPQWTQFRLNPQHNAVVPGDLRVSWRLPTKGAYSASPTIVGSTLYLGNNDGTLYAIDVRNGSILWRYRTGNPLMSNPLIYRGLAIAGEGNSKYRTHRFAVGSGESTLFAVDARTGALRWSAPLRGSGMPTPAIVNGLLVQHNGGRELRAFEPESGAARYTVDMDSAAAMTAILPLGGDTFVTAGQDLNALQARIAGTGAFVWVAIFPKRAWGILDCPPATDGRFIFCDYPAPATGAPEYATGRLAQEHAWAVDSRTGKFVWNVTLESGRVPKQNLAGIPLVVDDSVYLGSSVAPYVHALATQDGKVRWRLRVHGPVKGGLVAKDDVVYFGDYAGYLWAVDAKTGTSIGSKNMHTSFNVGSPAIDGRTLVIGSNTGDVIAIPLDVIQASRDR from the coding sequence ATGCGTATGCTCCGATTCGCGTTTGCCGCGTGCGCGGCGGCGGTATTCTGCGGGTGCGCCGGACAGCCGCAATGGACGCAGTTCCGCCTCAATCCCCAACACAACGCGGTCGTGCCGGGAGATCTGCGCGTTTCGTGGCGCTTGCCGACCAAAGGTGCCTACTCGGCGAGTCCGACGATCGTCGGATCGACGCTGTACCTCGGCAATAATGACGGAACCCTGTACGCCATCGACGTGCGCAACGGATCGATTCTGTGGCGGTATCGTACCGGAAATCCGCTGATGTCCAACCCGCTGATCTACCGCGGTCTGGCGATCGCGGGCGAAGGCAATAGCAAATATCGGACGCACCGCTTCGCCGTTGGATCGGGTGAGAGCACGCTCTTTGCAGTCGACGCACGAACCGGCGCACTGAGGTGGAGCGCACCGCTGCGGGGTAGCGGAATGCCGACGCCGGCGATCGTCAACGGTCTGCTGGTGCAGCACAACGGCGGCCGCGAGCTGCGCGCCTTCGAGCCGGAAAGCGGCGCCGCGCGATATACGGTCGATATGGACAGCGCCGCGGCGATGACCGCGATTCTCCCGTTAGGAGGCGATACGTTCGTAACCGCCGGCCAAGATCTCAACGCGCTTCAGGCTCGCATTGCGGGAACGGGCGCGTTCGTTTGGGTGGCGATCTTTCCCAAACGCGCGTGGGGCATCCTCGACTGTCCGCCGGCCACCGACGGGCGCTTCATTTTTTGCGACTATCCCGCGCCGGCAACGGGCGCGCCCGAATACGCAACCGGCCGGCTCGCGCAGGAGCACGCGTGGGCCGTCGATTCGCGCACCGGAAAGTTCGTGTGGAACGTTACGCTCGAATCCGGTCGCGTGCCGAAGCAAAATCTTGCCGGCATTCCGCTCGTCGTGGACGACTCCGTTTATCTCGGAAGCTCCGTCGCGCCATACGTGCACGCGCTTGCGACGCAAGACGGAAAAGTGCGCTGGCGCCTGCGCGTTCACGGCCCAGTCAAAGGTGGCCTCGTTGCCAAGGACGACGTCGTCTACTTCGGCGACTACGCCGGATACCTGTGGGCGGTCGACGCAAAAACCGGCACGTCAATCGGGTCGAAGAATATGCACACGTCGTTCAACGTCGGCTCGCCCGCGATCGACGGGCGGACGCTCGTGATCGGAAGTAATACCGGCGACGTCATCGCGATCCCGCTCGACGTTATTCAAGCGTCACGCGACCGGTAA
- a CDS encoding PQQ-binding-like beta-propeller repeat protein has translation MRLRCSVFSAALFALAACSSAPAAPHRTPQSGDWTQFRLNPQHDATLPGSLRVAWRVQTDGGYSSSPAVVANTVYIGNNGGTLYALDLRTGAVRWRYHAATALMSNPLVWNGLVIAGEGNQQWVWGDRFHEIVVGTKENALLALDAASGRLRWRLNLAGTAMPTGAIVAGTLIQHNGAGLLTLADPADGSVRYTLDLRSGANMSAILPVGDDRFATSGAFENRVEERAARNGALIWTRSLRKEDWGLADCPFATDGRALFCDYVAPAPGTSNVYHAGRNAVEHAVALSTGDGRIAWDTPLESGPVPVWNRAAIPLIAGDTLYVGAANSPFVHAIRTSDGRVRWRVRVHGPVKSGIARKDGVLYFGDFGGYLWAVDARTGKVIGTKNAHTQFNVGSPVIVGNSLIVGSNTGAVIAMPLDDVRSSHDGI, from the coding sequence ATGCGTCTTCGCTGTTCGGTATTTAGCGCGGCGCTGTTCGCGCTCGCGGCGTGCAGTTCGGCTCCGGCCGCGCCGCACCGGACGCCGCAGTCCGGCGACTGGACGCAGTTTCGTCTCAACCCGCAACACGACGCAACCCTGCCCGGAAGTCTCCGCGTCGCGTGGCGCGTGCAGACCGACGGCGGATACTCGTCGAGTCCGGCCGTCGTCGCGAACACCGTGTATATCGGAAACAACGGCGGCACGCTCTATGCGCTCGATCTGCGCACCGGCGCCGTGCGCTGGCGATATCACGCTGCGACCGCGCTCATGTCGAACCCGCTCGTCTGGAACGGGCTCGTCATCGCCGGCGAGGGGAATCAGCAATGGGTCTGGGGCGACCGCTTCCACGAGATCGTCGTTGGAACCAAAGAGAACGCGCTGCTCGCGCTCGACGCCGCATCCGGACGCTTGCGATGGCGTCTGAATCTTGCGGGTACCGCCATGCCGACCGGCGCGATCGTGGCCGGTACGCTGATTCAACACAACGGCGCGGGACTGCTCACGCTTGCCGATCCCGCCGACGGTTCGGTACGCTACACGCTCGATCTGCGCAGCGGTGCGAACATGAGCGCGATTCTGCCGGTCGGCGACGACCGGTTCGCGACGTCGGGCGCGTTCGAAAACCGCGTCGAGGAGCGCGCCGCGCGTAACGGCGCGCTGATCTGGACGCGATCGTTGCGCAAGGAGGACTGGGGGCTTGCCGATTGCCCGTTTGCAACCGACGGCCGCGCGCTCTTCTGCGATTACGTCGCGCCCGCACCCGGAACGTCGAACGTCTATCACGCGGGACGCAACGCCGTCGAGCACGCCGTCGCGCTCTCCACCGGCGACGGCCGCATCGCGTGGGACACGCCGTTGGAGTCGGGTCCCGTGCCCGTATGGAACCGCGCCGCGATCCCGTTGATTGCCGGCGACACGCTGTACGTCGGCGCCGCGAACTCGCCGTTCGTTCACGCGATTCGAACCAGCGACGGACGCGTCCGGTGGCGCGTTCGCGTGCACGGACCGGTCAAGAGCGGCATCGCGCGTAAAGACGGCGTGCTCTATTTCGGCGATTTCGGCGGCTATCTGTGGGCGGTCGACGCGCGCACCGGAAAGGTGATCGGCACGAAAAACGCGCACACGCAGTTCAACGTGGGCTCGCCGGTAATCGTAGGAAACTCGCTGATCGTGGGAAGCAACACGGGAGCGGTCATCGCGATGCCGCTCGATGACGTTCGCTCTTCGCACGACGGTATTTGA
- a CDS encoding TatD family hydrolase, which yields MIDTHCHLHDQQYDGDREQAVARARDAGLSAMLTVGCDLADSKRAIDVARRFSLAASAGIHPHEAKDAPDDIAEAFAPLLEDRTVVAIGETGLDYYYDHSPREAQARVLRDQIRLARERKLPLIFHHRDAFDDFVAVLRDEFEPKTMRGVVHCFTGDAPQARTFVDEFGLKLGIGGVVTFAKADALRDAVRAAGMEWIVLETDCPYLAPVPKRGQRNEPAFLPYTAAKVAGVLGIGLAEVVAASDRNASSLFGI from the coding sequence ATGATCGACACGCACTGTCATCTGCACGACCAGCAGTACGACGGCGACCGCGAACAAGCCGTCGCACGCGCGCGCGACGCCGGGCTCTCGGCAATGCTGACGGTCGGGTGCGATCTCGCTGACAGTAAGCGCGCGATCGACGTGGCGCGCCGATTTTCGTTGGCCGCGTCGGCCGGAATCCATCCGCACGAGGCCAAGGACGCTCCCGACGATATCGCGGAGGCGTTCGCGCCGCTTCTGGAAGACCGGACCGTCGTCGCGATCGGAGAAACCGGGCTCGACTACTACTACGATCACAGTCCTCGCGAGGCTCAGGCGCGCGTGCTGCGCGATCAGATCCGTCTCGCCCGCGAACGCAAGCTGCCGTTGATCTTTCACCACCGCGACGCATTCGACGATTTCGTTGCCGTATTGCGCGACGAGTTCGAGCCCAAGACGATGCGCGGCGTCGTACACTGCTTCACCGGGGATGCGCCGCAAGCGCGTACGTTCGTCGACGAGTTCGGACTGAAACTCGGCATCGGCGGCGTCGTCACGTTTGCCAAAGCCGACGCGCTTCGCGACGCCGTACGCGCCGCCGGTATGGAGTGGATCGTTCTGGAGACGGATTGTCCGTATCTCGCACCGGTTCCCAAGCGCGGGCAACGCAACGAACCGGCGTTTCTTCCGTACACTGCGGCGAAAGTTGCGGGCGTCTTGGGAATCGGTCTCGCCGAGGTGGTTGCGGCCTCGGATCGCAATGCGTCTTCGCTGTTCGGTATTTAG
- a CDS encoding GGDEF domain-containing protein: protein MSQERRDQLHAAASVLTLAVAVAVTVATPLIWHIRLTLQETVIAVVGAIVVTIVAINGLPVRGLRIRRGDFTAEALFYDAPIEIPIFALVNPETAAIAALGGFMLAAGVRPGPGRLDLLRQGAVRAILVFLLAPLRPKLIEVALAPTLSGAVWYMVIGVAAALCVVFVCSVPFVAIHTSLSMATIWRRLGRDRRLWSGILVTVFWSYVIVRLVTQGYPTAMISLWLPVAAYSLLLRRIDEQAIELHRLRLVRDAVQAMLGARDPLPQINAILSSIHGTLIDETISIITANSPAVDDWKVVASLGQQPTSADIELRRRILSRLKFAGMPMVVLQGEYATMHAFAIRLSDDDDLLGALLVRRRGAPIPENSQKQYLTAAREIAPLLRDIRSIAAQQSAATTDALTGLKNRAAILDRLRVMLDDVMRGGAVLLLDIDHFKKINDDLGHATGDACLRRISEIAIESVRAGDSVGRIGGEEFLIVMPGATPDSAMMVGERLRLSISLSGLRHASGDPVTASLGAAAASVGDTAETLVARADGALYEAKRSGRNRIIEAVAETA, encoded by the coding sequence ATGAGCCAAGAACGCCGAGACCAACTTCACGCCGCCGCGAGCGTCCTCACGCTCGCGGTCGCGGTCGCGGTTACGGTCGCGACGCCGTTGATTTGGCACATCCGGCTTACCTTGCAAGAGACGGTCATCGCCGTCGTCGGTGCGATCGTCGTGACCATCGTCGCGATCAACGGTCTCCCGGTTCGCGGACTGCGCATTCGCCGCGGCGACTTCACGGCCGAAGCGCTCTTTTACGATGCCCCGATCGAGATTCCGATCTTCGCGCTGGTCAATCCGGAAACCGCCGCCATTGCGGCGCTGGGCGGCTTCATGCTCGCCGCGGGCGTGCGGCCAGGTCCCGGCCGCCTGGATTTGCTGCGGCAAGGTGCGGTGCGCGCGATCTTGGTGTTCTTACTCGCACCGCTGCGCCCCAAACTCATCGAGGTCGCGCTCGCACCGACGTTGAGCGGCGCCGTCTGGTACATGGTCATCGGCGTTGCCGCGGCGCTCTGCGTCGTCTTCGTCTGTTCGGTTCCGTTCGTAGCGATTCATACGAGTCTATCGATGGCGACGATTTGGCGCCGGCTCGGTCGCGATCGGCGGTTGTGGTCGGGCATTCTCGTCACGGTCTTTTGGAGTTACGTGATCGTTCGGCTCGTGACCCAAGGCTATCCGACGGCCATGATCAGCTTGTGGCTGCCGGTTGCCGCGTATTCGCTGCTCCTGCGCCGCATTGACGAACAGGCCATCGAGCTCCACCGTTTGCGACTGGTACGCGACGCCGTGCAAGCGATGCTGGGCGCGCGCGACCCGCTTCCGCAAATCAACGCAATTCTATCGTCGATTCACGGGACGCTCATCGACGAAACGATCTCCATCATCACCGCCAACAGTCCGGCGGTCGACGACTGGAAGGTCGTGGCGTCGCTGGGGCAGCAGCCGACGAGCGCCGATATCGAGCTGCGCCGCCGCATTCTGTCGCGCTTGAAATTTGCGGGAATGCCGATGGTCGTGCTGCAGGGTGAGTACGCGACGATGCACGCGTTTGCGATTCGTCTGAGCGACGACGACGATTTACTGGGCGCGCTGCTCGTGCGCCGGCGCGGCGCACCGATTCCCGAGAATAGCCAGAAGCAGTATCTTACCGCGGCGCGCGAGATCGCCCCGCTGCTGCGCGACATTCGCTCGATCGCGGCCCAGCAGAGCGCCGCGACGACCGACGCGCTCACCGGCTTGAAGAACCGCGCGGCGATCCTCGACCGCCTGCGGGTGATGCTCGACGACGTGATGCGCGGCGGCGCCGTGCTGCTGCTCGACATCGATCACTTCAAGAAAATCAACGACGACCTGGGCCACGCGACCGGCGACGCGTGCCTGCGGCGCATCTCGGAGATCGCGATCGAATCGGTGCGCGCCGGCGATTCGGTCGGACGCATCGGCGGCGAAGAGTTCCTCATCGTGATGCCCGGCGCAACGCCGGACTCGGCGATGATGGTCGGCGAACGTCTGCGCCTCTCGATCTCACTGAGCGGACTGCGACACGCCAGCGGCGATCCGGTGACCGCGAGTCTCGGCGCCGCCGCTGCGAGCGTGGGCGACACCGCCGAGACGCTCGTTGCGCGCGCCGACGGCGCCCTGTACGAAGCCAAACGATCGGGCCGCAATCGCATCATCGAAGCCGTCGCCGAAACGGCGTAG